In Notamacropus eugenii isolate mMacEug1 chromosome 1, mMacEug1.pri_v2, whole genome shotgun sequence, one genomic interval encodes:
- the FAM170B gene encoding protein FAM170B isoform X3: MKRHYVDTGNEKDLPYSKAPCQPAEELDGVNWVPFWEQAGDVKEEESVPIPGPSVSRAQDAGLESKAHSHRTPSALQSCSQYYSCFSSITIPEENKSQQNTYAFYTRVQTVQGVAVAWETESGFEPIGIRPRVREAEFTERQKRASSPLESISTSDLVSEIDSWEGDAFQEFEEPETPVPSDCIQEIRETPDWLITTNYGLRCLACCRIFPNLEGLLHHAQHGIQEGFSCHIFYREMLQRRQSQSQLLDQPPEDQDQGQSHSSEPRSLSAATTNEKHHRKSYDISKGMDQHRDRGQS; encoded by the exons ATGAAGCGCCATTATGTTGACACTGGGAATGAGAAGGATCTGCCCTATAGCAAGGCTCCATGCCAACCTGCTGAGGAATTGGATGGTGTGAACTGGGTACCTTTTTGGGAGCAGGCAG GAGATGTGAAGGAAGAAGAATCTGTGCCCATCCCTGGCCCTTCAGTAAGCAGAGCCCAAGATGCTGGCTTAGAGTCCAAGGCTCATAGTCATAGAACACCCTCAGCTCTCCAGTCTTGTTCACAATATTACTCCTGTTTCTCTTCAATAACCATCCCAGAGGAGAACAAGTCTCAGCAGAATACATATGCCTTTTACACCCGGGTGCAAACGGTCCAGGGAGTAGCCGTGGCCTGGGAGACAGAGTCTGGGTTTGAGCCAATTGGTATCAGGCCTCGAGTAAGGGAGGCTGAATTCACAGAGAGGCAGAAAAGAGCCAGCTCTCCCCTTGAAAGTATTTCAACTAGCGACCTGGTCAGTGAGATTGATTCTTGGGAGGGAGATGCCTTTCAGGAATTTGAAGAGCCTGAGACACCAGTACCATCAGATTGTATTCAAGAGATAAGGGAGACGCCTGATTGGCTGATCACCACAAACTATGGGCTCCGCTGCTTGGCCTGTTGCAGGATCTTTCCCAACTTGGAAGGCCTCTTACACCATGCCCAGCATGGAATCCAGGAGGGCTTCAGCTGTCATATTTTCTACCGGGAAATGCTTCAGAGAAGACAATCTCAGAGTCAACTGTTGGATCAACCACCAGAGGACCAGGATCAGGGCCAGTCTCATAGTAGTGAGCCTAGAAG CTTAtcagcagcaacaacaaatgaGAAACATCATAGGAAGTCCTATGACATCTCCAAGGGAATGGATCAGCACAGAGATCGAGGACAGAGCTAA
- the FAM170B gene encoding protein FAM170B isoform X2, with product MKRHYVDTGNEKDLPYSKAPCQPAEELDGVNWVPFWEQAGDVKEEESVPIPGPSVSRAQDAGLESKAHSHRTPSALQSCSQYYSCFSSITIPEENKSQQNTYAFYTRVQTVQGVAVAWETESGFEPIGIRPRVREAEFTERQKRASSPLESISTSDLVSEIDSWEGDAFQEFEEPETPVPSDCIQEIRETPDWLITTNYGLRCLACCRIFPNLEGLLHHAQHGIQEGFSCHIFYREMLQRRQSQSQLLDQPPEDQDQGQSHSSEPRRCHIMLFWSQRDKHLSAATTNEKHHRKSYDISKGMDQHRDRGQS from the exons ATGAAGCGCCATTATGTTGACACTGGGAATGAGAAGGATCTGCCCTATAGCAAGGCTCCATGCCAACCTGCTGAGGAATTGGATGGTGTGAACTGGGTACCTTTTTGGGAGCAGGCAG GAGATGTGAAGGAAGAAGAATCTGTGCCCATCCCTGGCCCTTCAGTAAGCAGAGCCCAAGATGCTGGCTTAGAGTCCAAGGCTCATAGTCATAGAACACCCTCAGCTCTCCAGTCTTGTTCACAATATTACTCCTGTTTCTCTTCAATAACCATCCCAGAGGAGAACAAGTCTCAGCAGAATACATATGCCTTTTACACCCGGGTGCAAACGGTCCAGGGAGTAGCCGTGGCCTGGGAGACAGAGTCTGGGTTTGAGCCAATTGGTATCAGGCCTCGAGTAAGGGAGGCTGAATTCACAGAGAGGCAGAAAAGAGCCAGCTCTCCCCTTGAAAGTATTTCAACTAGCGACCTGGTCAGTGAGATTGATTCTTGGGAGGGAGATGCCTTTCAGGAATTTGAAGAGCCTGAGACACCAGTACCATCAGATTGTATTCAAGAGATAAGGGAGACGCCTGATTGGCTGATCACCACAAACTATGGGCTCCGCTGCTTGGCCTGTTGCAGGATCTTTCCCAACTTGGAAGGCCTCTTACACCATGCCCAGCATGGAATCCAGGAGGGCTTCAGCTGTCATATTTTCTACCGGGAAATGCTTCAGAGAAGACAATCTCAGAGTCAACTGTTGGATCAACCACCAGAGGACCAGGATCAGGGCCAGTCTCATAGTAGTGAGCCTAGAAGGTGCCATATAATGCTGTTTTGGTCTCAAAGAGACAAGCA CTTAtcagcagcaacaacaaatgaGAAACATCATAGGAAGTCCTATGACATCTCCAAGGGAATGGATCAGCACAGAGATCGAGGACAGAGCTAA
- the FAM170B gene encoding protein FAM170B isoform X1: MKRHYVDTGNEKDLPYSKAPCQPAEELDGVNWVPFWEQAGDVKEEESVPIPGPSVSRAQDAGLESKAHSHRTPSALQSCSQYYSCFSSITIPEENKSQQNTYAFYTRVQTVQGVAVAWETESGFEPIGIRPRVREAEFTERQKRASSPLESISTSDLVSEIDSWEGDAFQEFEEPETPVPSDCIQEIRETPDWLITTNYGLRCLACCRIFPNLEGLLHHAQHGIQEGFSCHIFYREMLQRRQSQSQLLDQPPEDQDQGQSHSTYQQQQQMRNIIGSPMTSPREWISTEIEDRAKKSGMKREVKRRTRRMMKSTEEHKDDPSNVFRQETSFALYRRGMESRVKEGTGDPGCATVQQELSG, from the exons ATGAAGCGCCATTATGTTGACACTGGGAATGAGAAGGATCTGCCCTATAGCAAGGCTCCATGCCAACCTGCTGAGGAATTGGATGGTGTGAACTGGGTACCTTTTTGGGAGCAGGCAG GAGATGTGAAGGAAGAAGAATCTGTGCCCATCCCTGGCCCTTCAGTAAGCAGAGCCCAAGATGCTGGCTTAGAGTCCAAGGCTCATAGTCATAGAACACCCTCAGCTCTCCAGTCTTGTTCACAATATTACTCCTGTTTCTCTTCAATAACCATCCCAGAGGAGAACAAGTCTCAGCAGAATACATATGCCTTTTACACCCGGGTGCAAACGGTCCAGGGAGTAGCCGTGGCCTGGGAGACAGAGTCTGGGTTTGAGCCAATTGGTATCAGGCCTCGAGTAAGGGAGGCTGAATTCACAGAGAGGCAGAAAAGAGCCAGCTCTCCCCTTGAAAGTATTTCAACTAGCGACCTGGTCAGTGAGATTGATTCTTGGGAGGGAGATGCCTTTCAGGAATTTGAAGAGCCTGAGACACCAGTACCATCAGATTGTATTCAAGAGATAAGGGAGACGCCTGATTGGCTGATCACCACAAACTATGGGCTCCGCTGCTTGGCCTGTTGCAGGATCTTTCCCAACTTGGAAGGCCTCTTACACCATGCCCAGCATGGAATCCAGGAGGGCTTCAGCTGTCATATTTTCTACCGGGAAATGCTTCAGAGAAGACAATCTCAGAGTCAACTGTTGGATCAACCACCAGAGGACCAGGATCAGGGCCAGTCTCATAGTA CTTAtcagcagcaacaacaaatgaGAAACATCATAGGAAGTCCTATGACATCTCCAAGGGAATGGATCAGCACAGAGATCGAGGACAGAGCTAAGAAAAGTGGAATGaagagagaagttaagagaag AACCAGGAGGATGATGAAGAGCACTGAGGAACACAAAGATGACCCCAGCAATGTCTTTAGGCAGGAAACATCCTTCGCTCTCTACAGAAGAGGAATGGAGAGCAGAGTAAAAGAAGGGACAGGGGATCCAGGCTGTGCAACTGTCCAACAGGAGCTTTCTGGCTAA